The DNA window AGTTGGTAAACCCGTTGTAGCGGGCAACTTCGAGGTAGAGGGTGGCATCCCCATAAATCCGTTCGCACATCAAAGGGAGCCGGTCGCCTTGTTTCACGATGCGCACGTGCGTCATGTCAGGCGAACCCGATTTTTCGCCTGCTTTGCGCAATTCCTCGTAAGAATACTCCTTGAAGGAACAGGAGATTTTAGCGCGCAGGGGATCGCCGGATGGCTTGAAGAGATCATAGGTGATATTGGAGGAGACAAGCACGCATCTTGCGGCGGCGGTTTTGCCCCAGACCAGCATCAGGTAATTGCCTCGGTGAGTGCTTCCTTCAAATCCGTAGGCCACTTTCAGAAATTCGGCGACCATGTCGGCGACACTTTTCGGAGCATCCTTGTATTTGTTGGGAATTGAGCCTCCAGTTCCGTCCAGAAGCAACTCAAAGGCATAAGTCGTAGCCTCGTAACCGTTGTACCGCATCTCCCGCTTGGTGGCACCTTTGGGATCGGTTTCGTCATATTTCAAGGCATACGATGCCTGAAACGAAGCCGGGTTGTAATAGGCCTCAAACGTCGAAGCGGCAGTTCCCGATTGCTCGGGATCGGGAAATGCGTCGATCCGGAGCTTCGTCAGTTCGCCACTTTGGTTGCCGGCACCTGCAATTATGCTGGAGAGTCCACTCATCGCCGTGTTTGCATTTTGAGCGTTTTCAATACCTCATCGACGCAGGCTTGAATGATCTCCGCCTTGAGCTGCGCATCGTGCTGCGAGGCGGTAGCCGGAGATGCAGTCGCAGTGGGAGTGGAGGTTTTTTCCTCCACGGTGGCGGTGACCACTAATTCTCTGATTTGAATTGGCATACGTGTTCCTTGTAGGATTTAGATGGTGGTCACGGAATCCAAAATGATCCTGCGGTGTTTCTGACAGGCAAACTCAATGCTTTCAATGACGATGGCATTGTCCATGGCATTAAACCCTGAAATTTCCCATTTGATGGGGTAGGCGCCGGTGACATGCCATCCTGCGACGGGTACCGCCAAGGGGCCGAGCAGAATGATCACGATTTCCCGTGGGACGATCTGGAAATTCTCCAAAGAATCATACATCCAATTGGCGAGTTCCGATTTGATCAAAAGCCCCCGTTTGAGCGTGATGTTCCCGAATTTGGCTCCTTTAGGCAGCGGATGTTGCATATCGTTGACTCCGCCCTCTGCAAAATACTCCATCTGAATCTCGGAAGTAAGTCCGCCGACCTCTTTGAAATTGCAGTCAAAGGCATTCTGCGCCAGATTGGTACCAAAATCGGCGCCATTGTTGACGAAGGTCACCGTAAAAAAATACCCGACAGGAGGATAATACTGCATCACTCAGCGCATTCTTGAAAGGGTTCAGGAATATTCCACGCTTACGCCTTCGTGCGCGAGTGTAATCGATTCGATCGCCACCTCGTTGGCATTGGACTTGAAGCTTGGACCTTCGATTTTCAAAGGGAATGCATTTTTGACCTTCCAAGTGACGACCGGTGCGTGGTCAGGACCCAAAAGGCTGATCGTCAAGTCACGACGCTCCACCTCGTTGAGCACAATCGTTTGTTGCCACTTGTGATAGTCGCTGTCGCCCTTGAAAATGCCGCGTTTCATCACGATGTCATCAAACGTCGGGCGACCCGGCATGAAGGTATCGCTGTATTCCGGGGAAGCACCGCCACGGTAGGCGATTTTCTCGCGGTTCATGTTCAGGCCGGAGACTTCTTGGAAGCTCACGTTGGCACCGCCCCAAACCACTTGGAAATGATAGGAAGACAATGGATAAGAAGCCATATTCAGTTAAAAGTTAAAAGTGAATAGTTAAAAGTTGTTGATGCAGAAACTAAAAGTGAATAGTGAAAAGTGAATAGTGAAAAGTGAATCGTTGTTGATGCAAATCTCAAGCGTCAAGCGAAAGTGGAGAAAGGTGCCCGAATCAAGTATAAGCCACTGGGATACTTTTCACTTTTCACTGATCACTTTTCACTCATCACTATTCCTGCATTTTGTGCATGAATTTCAAGATCACAAATTCGGCGGGGCGCACGGCTGCCATGCCGATCTCCACGATCAAACGGCCATTGAGAATGTCATCGGCCGTCATCGTTTGACCGAGGCCGACATTCACAAAAAAGGCATCCTTGGGGACTGCCCCGGCCAATGCTCCGTCGCGCCAAAGACCCAACAGGAAGCTCTCGATCATTCCCTTGATTTTCATCCAGGTATTGGCTGTATTGGGGTCGAAGACAAAGGGTTCCACCGCCTTTTTGACCGATTCCTCGACCATAATGAAGAGTCTGCGCACAGGCACATACCGCCATTCGTTGTCGTTGCCGGCAAGCGTCCGCGCACCATAGACCAAGATCCCTTGTCCTCTGAAGGCGCGTATTGCATTGATCGACTTGCCAGTATTGGCACTGATGTTCAAGTCGTCCAACTCATCTCCGCGGAGTTTGCGTACTTCGGTTACTGCCGTAAGACTTACATTGGCAGGCGCTTTCCATACACCACGGTTGGCATCGACGCTCGCATAAACACCAGCCATCGCCCCGCTTGGGGGCAAGGTGTAACCGGTATTGCGGATCGCCAACAGAATGTCGGAAAAGACCTTGCTCGTTGCAAACAGATTGGATTTTAATCCGTCACGGATCGCAGTCAGTTCCGTCAAGATCGGCTCAATCAGATCCAATGCCATATCAAACAACACTTGAAATGCCGCAAATCCAGCTGCGGTTGTCGCATAAATCGGAAGGGGAGGTGCACCCAAAGCGACTGCCGCCAAGGTATAGTTCGGCGCACCGGTATAGGCACCTCCGCCAAAATCGGCATTTACAATCGCAAGCAATGGCACCGGACCGCCGTCTACCCCAACGATATCTGCAAATCCACGGTCGTAATCCAACAGCGTTTGGGCAACGGTGTTGAGCGTACTGCCCGCAGCGATTTCATCCAGCACCAGGGCTTTTGCTGCGGGGTTGGTCAGACTTCCGCCCAGATCGTAAAGCGATTGAACCAGCGCTTTGACCGCCAAGCCTTTGTCCTTCAACTGCGTTCTGAAGTCCGCATCTGTCAGCAGCGCGGCATCATCGTCCAATGCCGCATAGTCGGCAGCCAAAGCAGCCGCATCAGGCAAGGTGAGCAAATCCGCAACGATCTGATTGTAAGCAATCAAATTGGGATCAGCCGACGCCGTCGCCAAATCGTCCAGTGTCAATGGGTCGTCATCGAGGTCCACTAAGTCAAAATCCTCCAAGCCAATGTTTCCATTCGGGCCAAGGGAAGTTTTCAGTTCGGGATAATAGGCCGCCCCGTATTTGAGGAAGTTGTTTCCGATATCCGTACGAAACGTATCCGCATCGGCGAGGGCATCGTTGGCACCAATATGTTGCACATCAAAAATGGCGAATCGGTCCTGCATTTTGTTGCAATGGGCCAAGGCCGCAGCCTGTACTTCGCCAAGATCCAATGGGTCCAGGAAAGCATACGCATCCGGCGTCAAAATCAGCGTCGGCTCATCTGCTTGCTCAAGGGTGGCAAAGGAAGCCTTCGTGCCCGTGAGACTGCTCCCATCCGTAGCGGCCCAGTTTGCTGCCGTAAATCCGCTGCCGGGAAATCCGACATAGGGTGCATCGTATGTGCCCAACGAATAAATGTAAGCATCTCCGCCGCCATTGGCATAAAAATGACGCAGGCAGTGGTACAGGTAAAATTTCAGGTCAACATTGACCTTGTTTACGGAACCGTCGGCCTTCAATTGCACGACTATTTTCCGCCCGCTTGCCAAGCTGTTGGGTTCGCCACCAAACAGCGTCTCGTAATCGATAAGCGAACTGATCCGAATGGGTTTTTTATTGACATCATCGCCCGATTTCTCGGTATAGCCGATGAATACAGGAACCGCTGTCGCCACCCGCACTACCGACGTTGGAAATGTCGAAATCTCTTCGACATAAACTCCAGGTGTTAAATATTCAGCCATAATTTCAGTGATTTTTTCGAATCCTCAGGCAAACAATCTGTCGCCAGAAAGTCATTCCCCGGAAACGAAGGGCCTCAGGATCAGGAAACTTGCAATTTGTGGGAAAACTTCAGAATGACAAACTCTGCAGGACGAACCGCCGCCATGCCGATTTCCACGATCAATTTGCCTTCAAGGATGTCTTGGGCAGTCATCGTCTGATTCAACCCAATCTTCACGAAAAAGGCATCCTTGGAAACTGCCCCGGCAAGTGCGCCGTCCTTCCAAAGATTGAGCAGATAATTTTCGATCATGGTTTTGACCTTGAGCCAAAGATTGGCATCATTCGGCTCAAAAACGACCCATTCGGTTGCCTTCCTGATGGATTCTTCCACCATGATGAAAAGCCTGCGCACGGGCACATAACGCCATTCATTGTCATTGCCGGCCAAGGTTCGCGCCCCCCAAACCAGGACACCTTTCCCCGTGAAGCTCCGGATGGCATTCACAGCTTTGCCATTTGCAGGCACATTGAGGTCGTTTTGGATGTCGTTCGTGATCGTGATCACCGGCTTCACGACCGCGGTCACACTCACATTGGCAGGCGCCTTCCACACGCCACGACTGCGGTCCACCGAGGCATAGACCCCTGCAATCGTCGAGCTCGGTGGCAAGGTAATGGAGAGTTTGGCCAACGCTGCCCGGACATCTTTTTCGCGAGAAACCCATTGATCTGCCTCAAGGGACACAGTGGACGACAGGGCATGGGCCATTGTTTTGCCAGCCAAAGCGCCGCCCACAAAAACTACCGCTTCGGGCGGATAAGTCAGTGTTGTTTTCAAATCGGGATAATAGGCTGCCCCGTATTTGAGGTATTGATTGCCGATCGCCGAATGTAGATTGGTAATCGGCGTCATATCTGTTGCACTCGCAGGGTCATCGATCACGTCGATGATCACAAACCTGTCTTGCAATTCATTGCATTGACGCAGCGCATGCTGATACACCGTATATGCTGCGCCAGAGGCAAACAGCTTCAGCTCCGGCATGACGATCAGCGTTGGCTCATCCTCCAGGATCAACTTGGCAAAAGCACCATCCTTCCAGGAAATGTTGGCAAAATCGGTCGCGGCAGGCGTCGCGCCGTAGTCGCCGACCGAGATGACATAACATGGTCCCCCGCCATTGGCAAAGTACATTTGCATGGCATAGTAAAGGAAGAAATTGTTGGCATGAAACGTTGGGACATATCCTCCGACCAGAGCAGCGTTGGTGATGTCGATGTTGACATATTTATGCGCGCCTCCAAAGTTGGCGACATAGTCGTTCATCGAGCTGATGCGCACGGGCACATTGGGGGAGGGTTGAATGTCGGTATAGCCGATAAACGCTGGAATCGCGGTTGCCACCGACGTGATTGACGGAGGGAAAATGGAGACCTCCTGAACGTAGACGCCTGGGGTTTTGGGATCTAAAACCATTGCCTGCCTGAATTTTTAGAGTGAAAAGAGTGAAAATGAATCCTGTTTTTGACTGAATCAGAGGGGTTTATCGACCAACACTACTACGGATGCATTGGCAGCGCCAGCAGCCGGATTGGGAAGGTCGCTCACTACCGGATTGGTAGCGCCCGAACGCAACA is part of the Bacteroidota bacterium genome and encodes:
- a CDS encoding phage tail sheath family protein; amino-acid sequence: MVLDPKTPGVYVQEVSIFPPSITSVATAIPAFIGYTDIQPSPNVPVRISSMNDYVANFGGAHKYVNIDITNAALVGGYVPTFHANNFFLYYAMQMYFANGGGPCYVISVGDYGATPAATDFANISWKDGAFAKLILEDEPTLIVMPELKLFASGAAYTVYQHALRQCNELQDRFVIIDVIDDPASATDMTPITNLHSAIGNQYLKYGAAYYPDLKTTLTYPPEAVVFVGGALAGKTMAHALSSTVSLEADQWVSREKDVRAALAKLSITLPPSSTIAGVYASVDRSRGVWKAPANVSVTAVVKPVITITNDIQNDLNVPANGKAVNAIRSFTGKGVLVWGARTLAGNDNEWRYVPVRRLFIMVEESIRKATEWVVFEPNDANLWLKVKTMIENYLLNLWKDGALAGAVSKDAFFVKIGLNQTMTAQDILEGKLIVEIGMAAVRPAEFVILKFSHKLQVS
- a CDS encoding phage tail protein; protein product: MQYYPPVGYFFTVTFVNNGADFGTNLAQNAFDCNFKEVGGLTSEIQMEYFAEGGVNDMQHPLPKGAKFGNITLKRGLLIKSELANWMYDSLENFQIVPREIVIILLGPLAVPVAGWHVTGAYPIKWEISGFNAMDNAIVIESIEFACQKHRRIILDSVTTI
- a CDS encoding phage tail protein, whose translation is MASYPLSSYHFQVVWGGANVSFQEVSGLNMNREKIAYRGGASPEYSDTFMPGRPTFDDIVMKRGIFKGDSDYHKWQQTIVLNEVERRDLTISLLGPDHAPVVTWKVKNAFPLKIEGPSFKSNANEVAIESITLAHEGVSVEYS
- a CDS encoding phage tail sheath subtilisin-like domain-containing protein is translated as MAEYLTPGVYVEEISTFPTSVVRVATAVPVFIGYTEKSGDDVNKKPIRISSLIDYETLFGGEPNSLASGRKIVVQLKADGSVNKVNVDLKFYLYHCLRHFYANGGGDAYIYSLGTYDAPYVGFPGSGFTAANWAATDGSSLTGTKASFATLEQADEPTLILTPDAYAFLDPLDLGEVQAAALAHCNKMQDRFAIFDVQHIGANDALADADTFRTDIGNNFLKYGAAYYPELKTSLGPNGNIGLEDFDLVDLDDDPLTLDDLATASADPNLIAYNQIVADLLTLPDAAALAADYAALDDDAALLTDADFRTQLKDKGLAVKALVQSLYDLGGSLTNPAAKALVLDEIAAGSTLNTVAQTLLDYDRGFADIVGVDGGPVPLLAIVNADFGGGAYTGAPNYTLAAVALGAPPLPIYATTAAGFAAFQVLFDMALDLIEPILTELTAIRDGLKSNLFATSKVFSDILLAIRNTGYTLPPSGAMAGVYASVDANRGVWKAPANVSLTAVTEVRKLRGDELDDLNISANTGKSINAIRAFRGQGILVYGARTLAGNDNEWRYVPVRRLFIMVEESVKKAVEPFVFDPNTANTWMKIKGMIESFLLGLWRDGALAGAVPKDAFFVNVGLGQTMTADDILNGRLIVEIGMAAVRPAEFVILKFMHKMQE